One Leifsonia shinshuensis DNA window includes the following coding sequences:
- a CDS encoding ABC transporter permease, which yields MSTSTDRGVDRPDGVEQHSAAHRESAASRPERAPGAVVHTPWARALALAVGAAAIVVVILLAFLWPTVTSTVKDLPIAIAGPSAQVSAVEKQLNTAADGAFALTSRSDRQAAVEAIQKRDVYGAIVLGDSPEVLTASANGAAITQIMNQVASNLQTAANAQAQAAVQQAIAAGHAPAGTKAPTITVKVTDVVPLASSDSRGLGLAASSFPLVLGGMLGGVLISLLVAGSWRRLGAVALYGVAGGLAVTGILQGWFGILQGDYWLNALAVGLAMFAIAAFVVGMNALFGRVGIAIGAVLTVLVGNPLSAAAQPLQFLVGPWGAVGQWFVPGASVTLLRDLSYFPSADALFPWLVLVGWAAVGVIGMLAGHFRNQEVTEAAA from the coding sequence ATGAGCACCAGCACCGACCGGGGCGTCGACCGTCCCGATGGCGTAGAACAGCACAGCGCCGCACATCGCGAGAGCGCCGCGTCCCGGCCGGAGCGCGCGCCCGGCGCCGTCGTCCACACGCCGTGGGCGCGCGCCCTCGCGCTCGCCGTGGGAGCGGCGGCCATCGTCGTCGTCATCCTGCTCGCCTTCCTCTGGCCGACGGTGACCTCCACGGTCAAGGACCTCCCGATCGCGATCGCCGGCCCGTCCGCGCAGGTCAGCGCCGTCGAGAAGCAGCTGAACACGGCCGCCGACGGGGCCTTCGCCCTGACCAGCCGGAGCGACCGGCAGGCGGCCGTCGAGGCGATCCAGAAGCGCGATGTGTATGGCGCGATCGTGCTCGGCGACAGTCCGGAGGTGCTGACCGCGTCCGCCAACGGCGCCGCGATCACGCAGATCATGAACCAGGTCGCGTCGAACCTGCAGACTGCGGCCAACGCGCAGGCGCAGGCGGCCGTGCAGCAGGCCATCGCCGCCGGACACGCGCCCGCCGGCACCAAGGCGCCGACCATCACCGTGAAGGTCACCGACGTCGTCCCGCTCGCCTCCAGCGACTCGCGCGGGCTCGGGCTGGCTGCGTCGTCGTTTCCGCTCGTACTGGGCGGGATGCTCGGCGGCGTGCTCATCTCGCTCCTCGTCGCCGGGAGCTGGCGCCGCCTCGGGGCCGTCGCGCTCTACGGCGTCGCGGGCGGACTGGCGGTGACCGGCATCCTGCAGGGCTGGTTCGGCATCCTGCAGGGCGACTACTGGCTGAACGCGCTGGCCGTCGGGCTCGCCATGTTCGCGATCGCCGCCTTCGTGGTCGGGATGAACGCCCTGTTCGGCCGCGTCGGTATCGCCATCGGCGCGGTGCTGACCGTGCTGGTCGGCAACCCGCTGTCCGCCGCGGCCCAGCCGCTGCAGTTCCTGGTCGGGCCGTGGGGCGCGGTCGGGCAGTGGTTCGTGCCGGGCGCGTCGGTCACGCTGCTGCGCGACCTGTCGTACTTCCCGTCCGCGGACGCGCTGTTCCCGTGGCTGGTGCTGGTGGGCTGGGCCGCGGTCGGCGTGATCGGGATGCTCGCCGGGCACTTCCGCAACCAGGAGGTCACCGAAGCAGCGGCTTAG
- a CDS encoding aldo/keto reductase, with amino-acid sequence MQNRTLGRTGRDVSVIGLGTWQLGADWGAVTEADALAVLDAATEAGVTFFDTADVYGDGRSEQLIGRYRASRPDLQLTVATKIGRREAQEPANFTLAKFREWTDRSRRNLGMDTLDLVQLHCPPTPVFSNAAVYDALDTLVEEGAIANYGVSVETCAEALEAIARPGTASVQIILNAFRLKPLDEVLPAAREAGVGIIARVPLASGLLSGRYSETTEFAADDHRSYNRHGEAFDVGETFSGVDYAEGVRAAQEFAALAPEGATPAQAALAWIVAQDGVSTVIPGARSPEQARANAAAADVALPPGFADAVRALYNRTFRATTHPRW; translated from the coding sequence ATGCAGAATCGCACCCTCGGACGGACCGGACGCGACGTGTCGGTCATCGGTCTCGGCACCTGGCAGCTCGGAGCCGACTGGGGAGCCGTGACGGAGGCCGACGCGCTCGCCGTCCTCGACGCGGCGACGGAGGCCGGGGTCACCTTCTTCGACACCGCCGACGTCTACGGCGATGGCCGCAGCGAGCAGCTGATCGGCCGGTACCGCGCCTCCCGCCCCGACCTCCAGCTGACCGTCGCGACGAAGATAGGCCGGCGGGAGGCGCAGGAGCCGGCCAACTTCACCCTGGCGAAGTTCCGCGAGTGGACGGACCGCTCCCGCCGCAACCTCGGGATGGACACCCTCGACCTCGTGCAGCTGCACTGCCCGCCCACCCCGGTGTTCTCGAACGCGGCCGTCTACGACGCGCTCGACACCCTGGTGGAGGAGGGTGCGATCGCGAACTACGGCGTCAGCGTCGAGACCTGCGCCGAGGCTCTGGAGGCCATCGCGCGGCCGGGGACGGCGAGCGTGCAGATCATCCTCAACGCCTTCCGCCTGAAGCCGCTCGACGAGGTGCTGCCGGCGGCGCGGGAGGCCGGGGTCGGCATCATCGCCCGCGTGCCGCTGGCCTCCGGGCTGCTCAGCGGCCGCTACTCGGAGACGACGGAGTTCGCGGCTGACGACCACCGCAGCTACAACCGGCACGGCGAGGCGTTCGATGTGGGGGAGACGTTCTCTGGCGTCGACTACGCGGAGGGCGTGCGCGCGGCACAGGAGTTCGCAGCACTCGCCCCGGAGGGCGCGACGCCCGCGCAGGCGGCGCTCGCGTGGATCGTGGCGCAGGACGGCGTGAGCACCGTCATCCCCGGCGCCCGCTCGCCCGAGCAGGCCCGCGCGAACGCCGCAGCCGCGGACGTCGCGCTGCCGCCCGGCTTCGCCGACGCCGTCCGCGCCCTCTACAACCGCACCTTCCGCGCCACGACCCACCCCCGCTGGTGA
- a CDS encoding MFS transporter: MSSYSSLLKTPGVARIIAAQLTARFPFGMLSLAFLLHIERIHHSYGAAGLVLGAMSIGQAIAGPMTSRLMGVLGMRTVLWTTLALCSAAVAAIGIFVMPIPLTMAVAFFAGLSMPPIQPAVRTIYPKMVNSRQLTPLFSLDASAQEIIWIAGPVAITFVSTQIGTVEGILMSVAIMLLGGAWFISSPEVGRVRIPRSKRRFGVVLARPPVLLATVVGFLLIGSCAAVEAGVVANFGEGSPFAGIVLAIWSLGSLVGGLAFGHVPIGPWATARRMLIVFVGVVISTFMLWSWWGLSLTLIVAGLGIAPALAVLFAIVSASVKFSDTAEAYGWVGTGQLIGAALGSALAGFLIDAHGPVGAFWAAGAFAFVGFLVPALAWRVHPDLRGRDASPIPDTEPVPVQPS, from the coding sequence GTGAGCAGCTACTCGAGCCTTCTGAAGACGCCCGGCGTCGCGCGGATCATCGCCGCGCAGCTGACCGCGCGCTTCCCGTTCGGGATGCTCTCCCTGGCGTTCCTGCTGCACATCGAGCGCATCCACCACTCCTACGGCGCGGCCGGGCTCGTGCTCGGCGCGATGAGCATCGGGCAGGCCATCGCCGGCCCGATGACCAGCCGGCTGATGGGCGTGCTCGGGATGCGCACGGTGCTGTGGACGACGCTGGCGCTCTGCTCGGCGGCGGTCGCCGCGATCGGGATCTTCGTCATGCCGATCCCGCTCACGATGGCGGTGGCGTTCTTCGCCGGGCTCAGCATGCCGCCCATCCAGCCCGCGGTGCGCACCATCTACCCGAAGATGGTCAACTCCCGGCAGCTCACCCCGCTGTTCTCGCTCGACGCGTCGGCGCAGGAGATCATCTGGATCGCAGGCCCCGTCGCGATCACGTTCGTGTCGACCCAGATCGGCACCGTCGAGGGCATCCTGATGTCGGTGGCGATCATGCTGCTCGGCGGGGCGTGGTTCATCTCCTCGCCGGAGGTCGGCCGGGTGCGCATCCCGCGCAGCAAGCGCCGGTTCGGTGTGGTGCTGGCGCGGCCTCCCGTGCTGCTGGCGACCGTGGTCGGCTTCCTGCTGATCGGCTCGTGCGCCGCGGTGGAGGCCGGGGTCGTGGCGAACTTCGGCGAGGGCTCGCCGTTCGCCGGCATCGTGCTGGCGATCTGGTCGCTCGGCTCGCTGGTCGGCGGCCTCGCGTTCGGGCACGTCCCGATCGGGCCGTGGGCGACGGCGCGCCGCATGCTCATCGTGTTCGTCGGCGTCGTCATCTCCACCTTCATGCTCTGGTCGTGGTGGGGACTGTCGCTGACGCTGATCGTCGCCGGTCTCGGCATCGCGCCGGCGCTGGCGGTGCTGTTCGCGATCGTGTCAGCGAGCGTCAAGTTCTCCGACACGGCGGAGGCCTACGGCTGGGTCGGCACCGGCCAGCTCATCGGCGCGGCGCTGGGCTCCGCGCTCGCGGGCTTCCTGATCGACGCGCACGGCCCCGTCGGCGCCTTCTGGGCCGCCGGCGCCTTCGCGTTCGTCGGCTTCCTGGTCCCCGCGCTGGCGTGGCGGGTGCACCCCGACCTGCGCGGCCGCGACGCCTCCCCCATCCCGGACACCGAGCCCGTCCCCGTCCAACCCTCCTAG
- a CDS encoding ribonucleoside-diphosphate reductase subunit alpha, which yields MAITVVKRNGEREPYDANKINLAIEHAAAGLDENITWVTQIASELELTLFDGITTQQLDEAVIQVALQNVKDDPAFDTVAARLLLKTIYKRVLGDYETLDELTELHTSHFRGYIERGVAETLLDSRFTTLFDLDRLAGYLDPARDELLKYIGVVTLNNRYGIKARNGDSLEVPQYFWMRIAMGLSLNEADPTAHALAFYDKMSRLEYLAAGSTLVNAGTAYPQLSNCFVMEMQDDIEHIAKSVRDVMWLTKGTGGIGLSVTKLRAQGSPIRSNNTTSTGPIPFMHTIDSVLRAVSRGGKKFGALCFYMENWHLDFPEFLDLRQNSGDPYRRTRTANTAVWISDEFMKRVQNDEDWYLFDPLEVADLNELYGKEFSERYAEYVALAEAGELRMFKKISARSQFKDILMSLQTTSHPWLTWKDTINNRALNNNTGTIHLSNLCTEITLPQDRDNVSVCNLASINLSRHLIDGKMDWERIEASARQAVRQLDNLIDITVSSVDEADYSNQQNRAIGLGVMGFTDIVERLGFSYESEEAYALIDEIMEHVSYAAIDESADLARERGAYPNFEGSRWSQGLVPYDSIALTEADRGVPITVDRTIRLDWDRLREKVKGGMRNATLMAIAPTASIGLVAGTTPGFDPQFSQIFSRSTSSGKFLEVNRNLVETLQERGIWQDVRESILRSQGDIQGIAAIPDEVKATFKTSFQLSPYAFIEVAARAQKWIDQAISRNMYLETRDLGDMMDIYYAAWEKGVKTTYYLHMKPRHQAEQSTVKVNKAEEISGARTGFATVGAGAPAAAPAVTETAPAAAPARRGFGFGGLTSNGGDK from the coding sequence GTGGCTATCACTGTTGTGAAGCGGAACGGCGAGCGCGAGCCGTACGACGCCAACAAGATCAACCTGGCCATCGAGCACGCCGCCGCCGGTCTGGACGAGAACATCACCTGGGTGACCCAGATCGCGAGCGAGCTGGAGCTGACCCTGTTCGACGGGATCACCACCCAGCAGCTCGACGAGGCGGTCATCCAGGTCGCCCTCCAGAACGTCAAGGACGACCCGGCGTTCGACACCGTCGCCGCGCGCCTCCTCCTCAAGACGATCTACAAGCGCGTCCTCGGCGACTACGAGACCCTCGACGAGCTCACCGAGCTGCACACCTCCCACTTCCGCGGCTACATCGAGCGCGGCGTCGCCGAGACCCTCCTCGACTCGCGCTTCACGACCCTCTTCGACCTCGACCGCCTGGCCGGCTACCTCGACCCGGCGCGCGACGAGCTGCTCAAGTACATCGGCGTCGTCACCCTCAACAACCGCTACGGCATCAAGGCCCGCAACGGCGACTCCCTCGAGGTGCCGCAGTACTTCTGGATGCGCATCGCGATGGGCCTCTCCCTCAACGAGGCCGACCCGACCGCGCACGCCCTCGCGTTCTACGACAAGATGTCGCGCCTGGAGTACCTGGCGGCGGGCTCCACGCTCGTCAACGCCGGCACCGCGTACCCGCAGCTCTCCAACTGCTTCGTCATGGAGATGCAGGACGACATCGAGCACATCGCCAAGTCGGTCCGCGACGTGATGTGGCTCACCAAGGGCACCGGCGGCATCGGCCTCTCGGTCACCAAGCTGCGCGCCCAGGGCTCGCCCATCCGCTCCAACAACACCACCTCCACCGGCCCGATCCCGTTCATGCACACGATCGACTCGGTGCTGCGCGCGGTCAGCCGCGGCGGCAAGAAGTTCGGCGCCCTCTGCTTCTACATGGAGAACTGGCACCTCGACTTCCCGGAGTTCCTCGACCTCCGCCAGAACTCGGGCGACCCGTACCGCCGCACCCGCACCGCCAACACCGCGGTGTGGATCAGCGACGAGTTCATGAAGCGCGTCCAGAACGACGAGGACTGGTACCTCTTCGACCCGCTGGAGGTCGCCGACCTCAACGAGCTGTACGGCAAGGAGTTCTCCGAGCGCTACGCCGAGTACGTCGCGCTGGCCGAGGCGGGCGAGCTGCGCATGTTCAAGAAGATCAGCGCGCGCTCGCAGTTCAAGGACATCCTGATGAGCCTCCAGACCACCAGCCACCCGTGGCTGACCTGGAAGGACACCATCAACAACCGCGCCCTCAACAACAACACGGGCACGATCCACCTCTCCAACCTCTGCACCGAGATCACGCTGCCGCAGGACCGCGACAACGTGTCGGTCTGCAACCTGGCCTCCATCAACCTGTCGCGTCACCTGATCGACGGGAAGATGGACTGGGAGCGCATCGAGGCGAGCGCCCGCCAGGCCGTCCGCCAGCTCGACAACCTGATCGACATCACCGTGTCGAGCGTCGACGAGGCCGACTACTCCAACCAGCAGAACCGCGCGATCGGCCTCGGCGTCATGGGCTTCACCGACATCGTCGAGCGCCTCGGCTTCAGCTACGAGAGCGAAGAGGCATACGCCCTGATCGACGAGATCATGGAGCACGTCTCCTACGCGGCCATCGACGAGAGCGCCGACCTGGCCCGCGAGCGCGGCGCCTACCCGAACTTCGAGGGCTCGCGCTGGTCCCAGGGCCTGGTGCCCTACGACTCGATCGCGCTGACGGAGGCCGACCGCGGCGTCCCGATCACGGTCGACCGCACCATCCGCCTCGACTGGGACCGCCTGCGCGAGAAGGTCAAGGGCGGCATGCGCAACGCCACCCTGATGGCGATCGCGCCCACGGCCTCCATCGGCCTCGTCGCCGGCACCACGCCCGGCTTCGACCCGCAGTTCTCGCAGATCTTCAGCCGGTCGACCTCCTCGGGCAAGTTCCTCGAGGTCAACCGCAACCTGGTCGAGACGCTGCAGGAGCGCGGCATCTGGCAGGACGTCCGCGAGTCGATCCTGCGCTCGCAGGGCGACATCCAGGGCATCGCGGCGATCCCGGACGAGGTCAAGGCCACGTTCAAGACCAGCTTCCAGCTCTCGCCGTACGCCTTCATCGAGGTCGCGGCCCGCGCCCAGAAGTGGATCGACCAGGCGATCAGCCGCAACATGTACCTCGAGACGCGCGACCTCGGCGACATGATGGACATCTACTACGCCGCATGGGAGAAGGGCGTCAAGACGACCTACTACCTGCACATGAAGCCGCGTCACCAGGCCGAGCAGTCGACCGTCAAGGTCAACAAGGCCGAGGAGATCTCGGGAGCCCGCACCGGCTTCGCCACGGTGGGCGCCGGCGCTCCGGCCGCGGCTCCGGCCGTCACTGAGACCGCTCCGGCGGCCGCCCCCGCTCGCCGCGGGTTCGGCTTCGGTGGACTGACCTCCAATGGGGGTGACAAGTAA
- a CDS encoding ribonucleotide-diphosphate reductase subunit beta, with protein sequence MGILGTGIEEGLLLKPVKYQWAMDLYDQAVANTWFPNEIQLGEDIADFKRMTDEERHAVTFLMSYFNPNELLVNKALAFGVYPYINAAEAHLYLAKQMWEEANHCMSFEYVLETFPIDREQAYNSHVDIPSMARKEEFEVGFIKRMTEQTLDITTTEGKQDFIRNLVAYNVILEGIWFYSGFMVALSFRQRNLLRNFGSLIDWVVRDESLHLKFGINLILTVLEENPDLQTPEFANEIRQMILDAVEMEEQYNRDLLPGGILGLNANYINQYVRYLADRRLEELGFEAEYKVSNPAKWMATANDTLELVNFFESTNTSYESNAKASSGR encoded by the coding sequence ATGGGCATCCTGGGAACGGGAATCGAGGAGGGCCTCCTCCTCAAGCCGGTGAAGTACCAGTGGGCGATGGACCTCTACGACCAGGCCGTCGCGAACACCTGGTTCCCGAACGAGATCCAGCTCGGCGAGGACATCGCCGACTTCAAGCGGATGACCGACGAGGAACGCCACGCGGTCACCTTCCTGATGAGCTACTTCAACCCGAACGAGCTCCTGGTGAACAAGGCGCTGGCCTTCGGCGTCTACCCTTACATCAACGCGGCCGAGGCGCACCTCTACCTCGCCAAGCAGATGTGGGAGGAGGCGAACCACTGCATGTCGTTCGAGTACGTCCTGGAGACGTTCCCGATCGATCGCGAGCAGGCCTACAACTCCCACGTCGACATCCCGTCGATGGCCCGCAAGGAAGAGTTCGAGGTCGGCTTCATCAAGCGGATGACCGAGCAGACGCTCGACATCACGACGACCGAGGGCAAGCAGGACTTCATCCGCAACCTCGTGGCCTACAACGTGATCCTCGAGGGCATCTGGTTCTACTCGGGCTTCATGGTGGCGCTGTCGTTCCGCCAGCGGAACCTGCTGCGCAACTTCGGCTCGCTGATCGACTGGGTGGTGCGCGACGAGTCGCTGCACCTCAAGTTCGGCATCAACCTGATCCTGACGGTGCTGGAGGAGAACCCCGACCTGCAGACGCCGGAGTTCGCGAACGAGATCCGCCAGATGATCCTCGACGCCGTCGAGATGGAGGAGCAGTACAACCGCGACCTCCTGCCCGGCGGCATCCTGGGTCTGAACGCCAACTACATCAACCAGTACGTCCGCTACCTGGCCGACCGCCGCCTGGAGGAGCTGGGCTTCGAGGCCGAGTACAAGGTCTCCAACCCGGCCAAGTGGATGGCGACCGCCAACGACACGCTCGAGCTGGTCAACTTCTTCGAGTCGACCAACACCTCGTACGAGTCGAACGCGAAGGCGTCGAGCGGTCGCTGA
- a CDS encoding sulfurtransferase yields the protein MTVRNSPLITAAALDAASGTESLWSGAGRRRSTLRILDVRWKLGGPPGAEEFARGHIPGAVYVDLDTELAGHGVPTDGRHPLPDIEAFQASARRWGVNDGDSVVVYDDVSGTSAARLWWLLRHAGFEDVRVLDGGFAAWIAFGGGVDTTSATPIPGTVQLAYGSLPTLDADDAAAFPANGVLLDARAGERFRGEVEPVDPRAGHIPGAVSAPTADTIGPDGRMLSAERLAEHFAGLGVTSGSATGVYCGSGVTAAHAALAMEAAGLPVPALYPGSFSAWSNDPARPVAMGAA from the coding sequence ATGACGGTGCGGAATTCTCCGCTGATCACCGCCGCCGCGCTGGACGCCGCTTCCGGGACCGAGTCCCTGTGGAGCGGCGCCGGCCGGCGGCGGTCGACGTTGCGGATCCTCGACGTGCGCTGGAAGCTCGGCGGTCCTCCCGGGGCGGAGGAGTTCGCCAGGGGGCACATTCCCGGAGCGGTATACGTCGATCTGGACACCGAGCTGGCCGGCCACGGCGTGCCGACGGACGGCCGGCATCCGCTGCCGGACATCGAGGCGTTCCAGGCGTCCGCGCGCCGGTGGGGTGTGAACGACGGGGACAGCGTCGTCGTCTACGACGATGTCTCCGGCACCTCGGCCGCCCGGCTCTGGTGGTTGCTGCGGCACGCCGGTTTCGAGGACGTGCGGGTGCTCGACGGTGGCTTCGCGGCCTGGATCGCGTTCGGCGGCGGTGTCGACACCACCAGCGCGACACCGATTCCCGGAACGGTGCAGCTCGCGTACGGCTCGCTCCCGACGCTCGACGCGGACGACGCCGCTGCCTTCCCGGCGAACGGCGTGCTGCTCGACGCGCGCGCGGGCGAGCGATTCCGCGGCGAGGTGGAGCCGGTCGATCCGCGGGCGGGGCACATCCCCGGAGCCGTCAGCGCGCCAACCGCCGACACCATCGGGCCCGACGGGCGGATGCTGAGCGCCGAGCGGCTCGCCGAGCACTTCGCCGGGCTCGGTGTGACCTCCGGCAGCGCGACCGGCGTCTACTGCGGCTCCGGCGTCACCGCCGCGCACGCCGCGCTCGCGATGGAGGCCGCGGGCCTGCCGGTCCCCGCGCTGTATCCGGGCTCGTTCTCCGCCTGGTCCAACGACCCGGCGCGGCCCGTCGCGATGGGCGCCGCGTAA
- a CDS encoding PLP-dependent cysteine synthase family protein, translating into MTALDLIPASAPGNLPLGEVCDSAAALIGNTPIVELHSLPSGLDVRVLVKLEGRNPGGSSKDRIALSMIRSAEAAGALAPGGTIVEATSGNTGIGLALIGRLTGHPVVIVHASDISDEKRKVLAAYGARLVEADWEAGPDDPANPRAVADRIAAETPGSWRPAQFANTANPEAHYRGTGPEIWRQTAGRVTHFVAAIGTGGTVSGTGRYLKEVSGGAVEVHGANPAGSTYDGGTAGRILVDGVGTAWPREFWPQTFDPRVVDEVHTVEDGVVYRTLRRLAAEEALLLGPSSALAVATALRVAREARPGSVIVAIAPDGGTNYLTKAFDADWLTAAGVGVD; encoded by the coding sequence ATGACCGCACTCGATCTGATCCCCGCCTCCGCCCCCGGGAACCTCCCGCTGGGCGAGGTGTGCGACTCGGCGGCGGCGCTCATCGGCAACACCCCGATCGTCGAACTGCATTCGCTCCCGTCCGGGCTCGACGTCCGGGTCCTGGTCAAGCTGGAGGGGCGCAACCCCGGCGGGTCGTCCAAGGACCGCATCGCGCTCAGCATGATCCGCTCCGCGGAAGCGGCCGGCGCGCTCGCCCCCGGCGGCACCATCGTGGAGGCCACCAGCGGCAACACCGGCATCGGCCTGGCCCTGATCGGCCGGCTCACCGGCCACCCGGTCGTCATCGTGCACGCCTCCGACATCTCCGACGAGAAGCGCAAGGTCCTCGCCGCCTACGGCGCGCGCCTGGTGGAGGCGGACTGGGAGGCCGGACCCGACGACCCCGCCAACCCGCGCGCGGTCGCCGACCGGATCGCCGCGGAGACCCCTGGCTCGTGGCGCCCCGCCCAGTTCGCGAACACCGCGAACCCGGAGGCGCACTACCGCGGCACCGGCCCGGAGATCTGGCGGCAGACCGCCGGCCGGGTGACGCACTTCGTCGCGGCCATCGGCACCGGCGGCACCGTGAGCGGCACCGGACGCTACCTCAAGGAGGTCAGCGGCGGCGCCGTCGAGGTGCACGGCGCCAACCCCGCAGGCTCGACCTACGACGGCGGTACGGCCGGCCGCATCCTGGTCGACGGCGTCGGCACGGCCTGGCCGCGCGAGTTCTGGCCGCAGACCTTCGACCCGAGGGTGGTGGACGAGGTCCACACGGTCGAGGATGGTGTGGTGTACCGCACGCTCCGCCGGCTCGCCGCCGAGGAGGCGCTGCTGCTCGGACCGTCGTCGGCGCTCGCTGTCGCGACGGCCCTGCGGGTGGCGCGGGAGGCGCGGCCCGGGTCGGTCATCGTGGCCATCGCCCCGGACGGCGGCACGAACTACCTGACCAAGGCCTTCGACGCGGACTGGCTGACCGCAGCCGGCGTCGGCGTCGACTGA
- a CDS encoding NtaA/DmoA family FMN-dependent monooxygenase (This protein belongs to a clade of FMN-dependent monooxygenases, within a broader family of flavin-dependent oxidoreductases, the luciferase-like monooxygenase (LMM) family, some of whose members use coenzyme F420 rather than FMN.), whose translation MALLHFGWFLGAGFGVQGWGDPSYGVGYDWKQPPIYQDAARAFEGAGFDLFIIEDGVAVPDTYGGSAEVNLAAARFVPKHDPLPLVPYLLGATSRLGVVPTLSASFYEPFTAARLLSTLQHFAGGRLGFNVVTSGSDLAAQNYGLDKQVEHDLRYDRADEWVDVVRKLWRSWEPDAIVEDVAGGVFADHRKVHTIDHEGRFFRVRGPLNTAPAAEDPVMVQAGASGRGRDFAGKNSDVVLALASTPERMREYRDSIREVAVQHGRPADAVKVLFVVQPILTANAEETASVRAARAELTQAAIDEQLQSISYLTGVDFKTFDLDAPLPEVTTNSNRGTLDNFVSSAPAGSTLREILQTRAKKDGLAIIGTADEVADHLGELGEAVGGDGFLFTGQVHPANVHRTLDPLVPALRRRGLLRTELGDGGLRQNLADF comes from the coding sequence ATGGCACTCCTCCACTTCGGCTGGTTCCTCGGCGCGGGCTTCGGCGTCCAGGGCTGGGGCGACCCGAGCTACGGCGTCGGCTACGACTGGAAGCAGCCGCCGATCTACCAGGACGCCGCGCGCGCCTTCGAGGGCGCCGGCTTCGACCTCTTCATCATCGAGGACGGCGTCGCGGTCCCCGACACCTACGGCGGCTCCGCCGAGGTGAATCTCGCCGCCGCGCGCTTCGTCCCGAAGCACGACCCGCTGCCGCTGGTGCCGTACCTGCTTGGCGCGACCTCCCGGCTCGGCGTCGTGCCGACCCTGAGCGCGAGCTTCTACGAGCCGTTCACCGCCGCCCGCCTGCTCAGCACGCTGCAGCACTTCGCCGGAGGCCGGCTCGGCTTCAACGTCGTGACCAGCGGCTCCGACCTCGCCGCGCAGAACTACGGCCTGGACAAGCAGGTCGAGCACGACCTCCGCTACGACCGCGCCGACGAGTGGGTGGACGTCGTCCGCAAGCTCTGGCGGAGCTGGGAGCCCGACGCGATCGTGGAGGACGTCGCGGGCGGCGTCTTCGCCGACCACCGCAAGGTGCACACGATCGACCACGAGGGCCGGTTCTTCCGCGTCCGCGGTCCGCTCAACACCGCTCCCGCCGCCGAGGACCCGGTGATGGTCCAGGCGGGAGCGTCCGGCCGCGGACGCGACTTCGCGGGCAAGAACTCGGACGTGGTGCTGGCGCTGGCCTCCACCCCCGAGCGGATGCGCGAGTACCGCGACAGCATTCGGGAGGTCGCGGTGCAGCACGGCCGGCCGGCCGACGCCGTGAAGGTGCTGTTCGTGGTCCAGCCGATCCTGACGGCCAACGCCGAGGAGACCGCGAGCGTGCGCGCCGCGCGCGCCGAGCTGACCCAGGCGGCGATCGACGAGCAGCTCCAGTCGATCAGCTACCTGACCGGCGTCGACTTCAAGACCTTCGACCTCGATGCGCCGCTGCCGGAGGTCACCACCAACAGCAACCGCGGCACGCTCGACAACTTCGTGTCCTCGGCTCCGGCCGGTTCCACGCTCCGGGAGATCCTGCAGACCCGCGCCAAGAAGGACGGCCTGGCGATCATCGGCACCGCCGACGAAGTGGCCGACCACTTGGGCGAGCTGGGCGAGGCCGTCGGCGGCGACGGGTTCCTCTTCACCGGCCAGGTGCACCCGGCCAATGTGCACCGCACTCTCGACCCGCTGGTGCCCGCGCTGCGGCGGCGCGGCCTGCTGCGCACCGAGCTCGGCGATGGCGGGCTGCGGCAGAACCTGGCCGACTTCTGA